The DNA window ACGGTGATATGGCGTTTACCAACGGTAATAAACATATCCGAGACCATAAAGATAATGGTAGGGATATACTTTTATTTGAATATAATAAAAAACGTATTGGCGTAAAATTTGTTGGATTGTTTGAGTGCGATTCATGGAATTACACCCAATGTCTAGATACCGAGAAAAAAATGAGGCAAGGGATCGTTTTTAATTTATTCCGGGTATCTTCCGCTCAAGACGTTGACAATGACACCACTACATCAGAAATAGACCAAAAGAAAGAAACGCTCGAGCAGCTACGTGCCAAGGCGATAAAATCATCCATGATGACGGGCCAGCGTAAAGAAAGTGACAGCAAGAATTCTTGGTTCAAGCGCAGCGAGGACGTGAAAAAATACGTACTGCAACGCGCCAATGGCATCTGTGAGTCATGCGATAAACCGGCTCCGTTCATGAAAAAGAATGGCGAACCCTACCTGGAGCCTCACCACGCAAAACGCCTAGCCGATGAAGGCCCCGATCACCCCCAGTGGGTTGGTGCTATCTGCCCTACCTGTCACCGCCGGATACACAGTGGGGTTGATGGGAAAGCGCTGAATCAGACTTTGATGGTGAAGTTGGAGTTGAAAGAGGCTATAGAAAAATAGTTATACTTTCCAATTTTTGAAAACATATTATTTAAGTGTATGTTCACCAGAGAAGAAATAAAAATGATTTCATATAAAACCAGTTTAAAATCCCAATAATTAGCAGGAAATCATTAACATCCAGGGCTAACCTTCGTTAGCCCCTACTTCAATAGAAGCTATATATTCGAATAGTCCTTCAACTCCTAACAGTAACCAAAGTTAACTACACTACAAATTAATAAATACAATACCAATAATTACATTGGTGATTGAAATGATCTATAAATAGTATAAAACAGGTTCACTTACTCATTTTAATTTGTTATAAATTATTACATTGATAATTTATAAAGCGGAGATTTTCTTATGATTACTCGGCGTATAGCTTATGCTTATTATGATCCTAACTGGGACAAACGGATCCATGGTCTCCCACTACTTATCCGTAATGAAGTTGAACCACTTGACTATCAATCAGTTATGAAAAATCATTTAATTTGCCCTCAATGCTACGAATCCCTCATAAGAGTACCTTCAGATCCTGAATCATCTATAATGTCCAATGGCCGAGACGCTTTATTTCGGCATTTTCCAGATCCTGACGCTCCTTTCTGCTTACTTAGAAGCGGGTCCGTTACTGGGAAACGTTACTCTAACGAAGAAGAGGCCAAGAAAGCTGTTGAGGACGAGGAATTAATCGTTATCAATGGATTCTTGCAAGAGAAGCCTGAGAATGCCCCTCGTGAACCTCACAATGGTGACGAACAGCCGATTGACACCTACTATGAAAGTAAAGATGGTCCGATTGTCAATGTTCCTGTAGCACGACATAATGGCCAAACATTTAAATTACCCAGCAAAATAACAAGCGTTCAATCTCTTTGTTCCAACTTCAGAAAAAACTATTATCGGGAGATATTCGTTGTTGATGAGTCAGGTCACTCTCTTCGCTATCTTTTCTGCGATACTTTAAAGGATGTCAATCATATAAACAATGAAGTTGAAATCCCTAACTTTTACTTTGGTCAGGTTTCTAAAATAGACAAGCATATTAATCATTCAACCATTTGGATTAAATTAGCAACTCCGAAGAATTATGCCGATTTTAGAGTGAGAGTCCCAAATAAAGTAGCTGAACCAAGAGGTATTGTTTCAGGTAAGGCTGAAAACCGCATAGTGGTGTTCTATGCATCAATTGACTCAGTGGGAACAGGATATTGGACCAAAGAGCTTAACTGGGGCGAGGTTGCACTTTTACCTGACAAATACAAAGATTTTCTTCTGACCGATTATGAAAGAAAACTAAAATAATTATAAATAAAGCATATGGTTATACGAAACCCACTCATTAAATTAACTCTTAGACAAACTGTTCTTACATATCAGTAAGAACAGTTTGTCTAGTTTTAACAAATAAAATTAACTTTCCATCTGCCGTTCAAAAGCTTGAGTCACCAATGCCATTATATAAGGTAAATCTTCTTTATTTTCAAAAGCAACCTCAACATCACCGTTCCCCCAGCGGCCTAACTTCGTCACGTCTCGGCTCAAACCTCGAGGATCCTCGAGCTCCGAAATCGGAATGTTTAGAGAAAGTAACAAACGCTTAGCCTGAGGAATAACATCCACAAAATTCACTTCAGCTTTATAAGCAATATAGAGTTTAAGGAACACTTCAGATACACAAGGATCAAGTGCTAATACTGCTTTTCGGAATGCATCAAAAAGCATATTTACTTGTTCTTTCGCTAAGTGTGGATGATCTTCAATACTGTACGAACGACTGATTTCATCTTCAGGTTTATACGCGTTAAGAACCTCAACGGGCAGATTCACTGCTGGCCATACAATACTGGCTTTCTCAGCCATCACTTTTGCTCGAGCTTGAATTGCAGGCTCATCCCAGTTTTCTACAATCGATAATCCTTCATTTAAGCGAAGTGGGCTGTGCTTAAATCCACCATCCATGTCGCGCTTATCAGCAAAGGATTTATTACTATACTCAGAGTTATAACCAGTCAATGTTAAGTTACCTAACGTATGGCGCCAAGTTTCCCACACACGCTGCCATTCAGTACCGAGCGTCTTCTGCCATATTAAAGGTACTTTTTCCACATTATTATCACACTGAGGCATGATATGTTCGATGGTATATTCATCGACATGAACACGCTCTTTGTGATTAAAATTCTCAAATTTTTTCAGCCAATAACTACGGCTTCTAAAATTATACAGATCGCGATGAGTTATTTCTCGCTTAAACTCGTCATCATTAGGAAAACGACGATATGAAGGTAGCATCATAAATGCTGCTTGAACACTTTCCAGATAGCGATCTTTTTTGAAACTTTTACTGAGACCGGCAAAGGTTTTATTCATTGAGTTGGTAGGAATAGCACATACTGCCCGACGGAAAACATAGCTTTCTATTAAGCGTAAAACAGCAACGAACTCAGAATGTTGTAGATTTTCATTCTGGTAATCATTATACAGTTCTAAAATAAGTGGATATGCCACGTCCATACGCAGTTCACGGATGTCCTGGAATACCTCTCTTAGTTTTTTGTCTTTTTCTACCCCGAGTACAATGGCGCAATAATACACCGCATATTGGTAAATATCAGCAACAACGGAATCAACTGACTGTTTGCTCCGGTAGAAATGTTGCTTGAATGTCTCATAAACGTCGTCAACCTTCGGGATCTCGCCGGTTTTAACCGTTAAATAATGACGCATGAAGAAATCAAACTGTTCAGAGTAAGCCTCTTGGCCAAAAAGCAGTTCCATTTTTCGCCAGTAGTCGTTATACAGCTCAGTTTGACGTTCGTTATCCAGCCCCATTAAAATGTAGTTTCTGATCAAATCAGCCTGGCTCAACTTCTTCCCTGTTGAGTTCATACTCTCAAAAATCAACTGTGGATTGTCATAACCACGCTGCAATGAAATATCAACCACAATAAGCTTGTTAAGCCCTTTACATACTGTTTCCTGTAACTCTTTATTTTTCAGTTTATCTTGGAAAAACTCAAAATTCTCTTTAATCCTGATCGAGTAAGCTTCCGGCTGCGATTTCCTGTCAACAATAGCGCGTAATGTTGCATTATCCGTTTGAGACAACACTAATTTATAACGTTTTTCGCCAGACAATAACGGGTTGGTCAAATAAAATCCGCGTAATTGTTCCTGATTAAACCCTTCGATAAACTCGTCTTGTCCTACAGCCTCAGCTAAGGCTGCGATTAACAAAGAGGCGGTAGTAACACGCTGTTGCCCATCGATTATGAGTAACGGAGACTGTGACGTAACAGAATAAAGGCCATGCTCAATATACACTACTGAACCGATAAAATGACCGTTATTACTTTCATCTTTACCACAGCGAATAATATCGTCCCATAACTGCTCACACTCTTTCAAACCCCAAGAATAAAGACGCTGATAGATAGGTATAACTAACTGCGGGGCTGTGCGTAGAAAATCGAGTAATTTTGCTTCTTTGGCTTTCATCCTGATTATTCTCTTTTTGATATCCTGATTACATGCACGCCAGTGCAAATGTGCACCTACTGACGCCACTTGAACTGGGCCTTATTCAAGGGTTGATCAGGCAAGGAAAACAATCAAGGGGTAAACATCACAAACATTACATAGCTTTATATTTTTGATTAAAAAAACCGCAGGCAACATGACCTGCTATCCGCGGATTTTTACAATACCTGAGATAATGGTCTCGCATCTATCCCCATTTTAGGCGGCAATCAGTTACATATGAAACTTCATGCCAAACCTCAATGTGATAAATCAACTATGCAGATACTTCTTAAAGTTCTCCGCCTGCTCCAGTACGCTTTTATAGACCTCATCATTGGCCACAGGAGGGAAGCCAAAGCGGTGTAACAGCAGGATAAGATCTACTTTCAGCTTAGCCTTGATATCGTCACGGTTGCTCCAGTCCGGATACTGGGCACTGTCGTCAACAATCACCTTCATCTCTTTGGCTAAAGCCAGCATCTTATCCTTGTCATAGGTGAACTCATATTTCTCGCACATATGCACCAAAATATCTAGGAAGGCCTTCTCCTCCATGTCGATGCCGATATCGGCAAACGACATCATCTCGGTCTTAATGTCGTAGATCATGTCGGCCATCTGCTGAGTGAAAGTATCGAACTCTTCCCCGTTAAGCACATCGTTCTCTTTACGCTGATTGTACTGTTCTACCAAGGCTTGGAAACGCTTGGAGAAATTGATCCCCTGAAGCTGATTCATCTTTTGAAAATCGCTGATGGCTTTTGCCAACATTTTTTGCAGCAGTTGCATCCGGGTATTGGGTAACTTGATCTTACTAATGCGGGCCATGTACTCGTCATCAAATATGTCGATGGTCTCCGCTTTATCTTCACCTAAGGTGAAGATCTCCTCTACCCCTTCAGCCTTGAGCGCTTCGGCAACCATCTCACGCACTCTCTGGTTCATCTGCGCGGTGTCAGGTGCATCGCCCTTAGTAAGCTTGTAGACAATAGAACGCACGGCCAGATAGAAATGAATTCGCTCACGCTCATCCTGGGTGACTTCCTCACTGCCAACGCAGATGTCATAGGCAGCTTTCAGGCGTTTCACCAATCCCATAAAGCGCAGCTCAATCTTCTTAGTCTGGAGAACAAACTCGGCAGCTCGGTTGAGGCATGCCAGCTGTAGTGTAGGTGTGCCAGAGAAGTAATCGCTGCTGTCGAAGTTATGCAACACCTGAGCAAGCAGATGCAGGTGATTACGCACCTCAATCAGTGACTGTTGGATATCTTCAAAGTTGGATTTATCAGCCTTCGAATACATAGCTAACGCCATATTCATCCGGCTTTTGATGCCGATGTAATCGACAACCAGCCCCTTTTCCTTACCCTCAAAGCGACGGTTTACCCGCGATATAGTTTGGATCAGGTTGTGCTTTTGCAGCGGCTTATCGATGTAAATAGTATCAAGTTCGGGCACGTCAAAACCGGTCAGCCACATGTCCACCACAATGGCAATTTTGAAGTTGGACTTAGGGTTCTTGAACTGTTTGTCCAGCTCACGGCGGTACTCCTTAGTACCGAGCAAGTTATACATGGCCTCTTCATCATCTTGGCCCCGGGTCATTACCATGTTGACCAGAGGAAGACTCATCAATTCTTTTTTCTCTTGCTCGGTAAGGGTGGCACCATCAATAGCCTGTTTTGCTTCGAACCACTCGGGGCGCTGTAACTTCAGACTCTTATAGAAATCGTAGGCAATCTCGCGGCTGGCACAAACAAACATCGCCTTACCCTTGATGGTCGAACCTTCCATCACCCGTTTTTCGTAATGCTGTGCAAAATCCTTAGCCAATGCCTCTATGCGATCCGGATCGCCCAGGATGGAATTCATATTGGCCGTGGTTTTCTTGCTCTCTTCAATCTGGTGTTCACTGGCACCCAGTTTTTCGCATTCTTGATAGTACTGCTCGATCTCTTCCAGCTTACTGTTATCAAGCACCACTTTGGCGGCTCGTCCTTCATAAACAATCCGCACCGTGATTTCATCGTTAACCGACTCGGTCATGGTGTAGCTATCGATGGTAGGGCCGAACACATCCAGGGTGGCATCGATAGGGGTGCCGGTAAAACCAACATA is part of the Serratia quinivorans genome and encodes:
- a CDS encoding Uncharacterized conserved protein; this translates as MKAKEAKLLDFLRTAPQLVIPIYQRLYSWGLKECEQLWDDIIRCGKDESNNGHFIGSVVYIEHGLYSVTSQSPLLIIDGQQRVTTASLLIAALAEAVGQDEFIEGFNQEQLRGFYLTNPLLSGEKRYKLVLSQTDNATLRAIVDRKSQPEAYSIRIKENFEFFQDKLKNKELQETVCKGLNKLIVVDISLQRGYDNPQLIFESMNSTGKKLSQADLIRNYILMGLDNERQTELYNDYWRKMELLFGQEAYSEQFDFFMRHYLTVKTGEIPKVDDVYETFKQHFYRSKQSVDSVVADIYQYAVYYCAIVLGVEKDKKLREVFQDIRELRMDVAYPLILELYNDYQNENLQHSEFVAVLRLIESYVFRRAVCAIPTNSMNKTFAGLSKSFKKDRYLESVQAAFMMLPSYRRFPNDDEFKREITHRDLYNFRSRSYWLKKFENFNHKERVHVDEYTIEHIMPQCDNNVEKVPLIWQKTLGTEWQRVWETWRHTLGNLTLTGYNSEYSNKSFADKRDMDGGFKHSPLRLNEGLSIVENWDEPAIQARAKVMAEKASIVWPAVNLPVEVLNAYKPEDEISRSYSIEDHPHLAKEQVNMLFDAFRKAVLALDPCVSEVFLKLYIAYKAEVNFVDVIPQAKRLLLSLNIPISELEDPRGLSRDVTKLGRWGNGDVEVAFENKEDLPYIMALVTQAFERQMES
- the hsdR gene encoding Type-1 restriction enzyme R protein, with the translated sequence MSHIFTEAKLEQAIISLLGQHSNAEGQPCYPHFVGSNVPRKEKSEVLITDDLRQYLANQYQVEGITEGEISHILHQLQTLPASDLYQSNKTFCHWLSNGFLLKREDRYKKDLYIELMDTSTLSEQLASLFTGHGEEMAEVGNNIYRLVNQLEIEGQTRDGGLQLRIPDGILYVNGLPLVVFEFKSAVREEEATTYDAWRQLCVRYKRDIPKLFVYNALCILSDGVNNKLGNLFAPYEFYYAWRKVNGNESTEQDGINGLYTLIQGLFHPVRLLDVLKNFVFFPDTSKQEVKICCRYPQYYAARKLYYNIKKERKQIAANGENIGGTGKGGTYFGATGCGKSYTMQFLARLLMKSVDFASPTIVLITDRTDLDEQLAKQFCNATAFIGDAVIEPVTSRQDLRDKLAGCASGGVFLTTIHKFTEDIQLLSNRSNIICISDEAHRSQINLDLKISIDAESGTVKKTYGFAKYLHDSLPNATYVGFTGTPIDATLDVFGPTIDSYTMTESVNDEITVRIVYEGRAAKVVLDNSKLEEIEQYYQECEKLGASEHQIEESKKTTANMNSILGDPDRIEALAKDFAQHYEKRVMEGSTIKGKAMFVCASREIAYDFYKSLKLQRPEWFEAKQAIDGATLTEQEKKELMSLPLVNMVMTRGQDDEEAMYNLLGTKEYRRELDKQFKNPKSNFKIAIVVDMWLTGFDVPELDTIYIDKPLQKHNLIQTISRVNRRFEGKEKGLVVDYIGIKSRMNMALAMYSKADKSNFEDIQQSLIEVRNHLHLLAQVLHNFDSSDYFSGTPTLQLACLNRAAEFVLQTKKIELRFMGLVKRLKAAYDICVGSEEVTQDERERIHFYLAVRSIVYKLTKGDAPDTAQMNQRVREMVAEALKAEGVEEIFTLGEDKAETIDIFDDEYMARISKIKLPNTRMQLLQKMLAKAISDFQKMNQLQGINFSKRFQALVEQYNQRKENDVLNGEEFDTFTQQMADMIYDIKTEMMSFADIGIDMEEKAFLDILVHMCEKYEFTYDKDKMLALAKEMKVIVDDSAQYPDWSNRDDIKAKLKVDLILLLHRFGFPPVANDEVYKSVLEQAENFKKYLHS